The proteins below come from a single Deltaproteobacteria bacterium genomic window:
- a CDS encoding AAA family ATPase: MAAHTSRDTVCSLYEFIQAHLYFNRQDIQVNGLRANSTLLFTLFTALLGGKALIIGEPGLGKTTAAEYVGSLFYRLPVGTLWASEVSGHPEQTEEKIVGRPDLGKLNQGQEVVVWSNFVQLPIKIVDEINRLPETKQSMILDGVDRGNWEYLNEMIINEEYCLFATANYQDQGTNTIIAPMLDRFDVTVESRYPGPSYAYLISQKQEKEEILRHPELEVKLQQVLRSQLDQEEKRQKMAALAGEFAAHLKDVYDLPTLDEAARQQLRTQIQQMPLDQDANAYMRMLLAELSFCERHGQKRSSEICEEGCHYTGYLCHRLRNCASNRLPVSLSNYARALAWFQGLASASLEQVRTVAPYCIAHRLQWTEAHIASRQKDRRQDPLHIHLARQACLEVYQRYTEQADHVKEALARAYQVFQGNKVEPLSGDHPIYAEIRKDLYWED, from the coding sequence TTCAAGCGCATCTCTACTTTAATCGTCAGGACATCCAGGTGAATGGCCTGCGAGCCAATTCCACTCTCCTGTTTACCCTTTTCACTGCCCTCCTGGGTGGCAAGGCACTGATTATTGGCGAACCCGGCCTGGGCAAAACTACCGCAGCTGAATATGTAGGCTCACTTTTTTACCGGCTGCCGGTGGGCACTCTGTGGGCAAGCGAAGTTTCTGGACATCCAGAGCAGACTGAGGAAAAAATAGTTGGCAGGCCTGATCTGGGAAAACTGAATCAGGGCCAGGAAGTGGTAGTTTGGTCCAATTTTGTCCAGCTGCCCATCAAAATAGTGGATGAAATAAATAGACTGCCAGAAACCAAACAGAGCATGATTCTCGACGGCGTGGACAGGGGTAATTGGGAGTATCTCAACGAAATGATCATCAATGAAGAATACTGTCTTTTTGCCACTGCCAATTATCAGGACCAGGGAACCAATACAATTATCGCCCCCATGCTCGACCGGTTCGATGTAACAGTAGAATCTCGTTACCCGGGTCCGAGCTATGCCTACCTGATCAGCCAGAAACAAGAAAAAGAAGAAATTCTCCGGCATCCAGAGCTCGAAGTGAAGCTCCAGCAAGTACTGCGATCGCAACTCGACCAGGAAGAGAAAAGGCAAAAAATGGCTGCCCTTGCCGGTGAGTTTGCAGCACACCTGAAAGATGTCTATGACTTGCCTACTCTAGATGAGGCTGCCAGACAACAGCTGAGAACACAGATTCAGCAGATGCCGCTGGACCAGGATGCCAACGCCTACATGCGTATGCTTCTGGCTGAACTCTCTTTCTGTGAGCGGCACGGCCAGAAGCGCTCCAGCGAGATCTGTGAAGAAGGCTGCCATTATACAGGCTATTTGTGCCACCGCCTGCGCAATTGTGCTTCCAACCGGCTGCCTGTTTCACTTAGCAACTACGCCCGCGCCCTGGCATGGTTTCAAGGGCTTGCTTCAGCCAGTCTCGAACAGGTTCGGACGGTGGCCCCTTATTGTATTGCTCATAGATTGCAGTGGACTGAAGCCCATATTGCCAGCCGTCAGAAAGATCGGCGTCAAGATCCGCTGCACATTCATCTCGCGCGCCAGGCATGCCTGGAAGTGTATCAGCGCTACACTGAGCAGGCTGACCATGTAAAAGAGGCCCTGGCGAGAGCCTATCAGGTGTTTCAAGGCAATAAGGTAGAACCCCTCAGCGGAGACCACCCGATTTATGCTGAGATCCGCAAAGACCTCTACTGGGAGGACTAG
- a CDS encoding metallophosphoesterase family protein: MKVAIISDIHSNLEAFRAVLEDINKEGEVTTVVQLGDVVGYNASPSECVEVVRNRRIISIQGNHDRAVAQSKYAESFNILAHQALRWSAKELDSGQRRFLRNLPHTRVLWGRYLLFHGAPENPDAYIYYLHQAKRAFNYMRKKTPGTRLAFFGHTHRRAVWQRDIRGKVATVSFDHENLVLDPECMYLVNPGSVGQPRGREWRASYLLFSTEPETIRFKSVAYDVQQAQKKIREADLPEYLAERLANGI; encoded by the coding sequence ATGAAAGTAGCAATCATCTCAGATATCCATTCTAACCTGGAAGCATTCAGAGCAGTGCTCGAGGATATCAACAAAGAGGGAGAGGTAACCACAGTTGTGCAGCTAGGAGATGTGGTTGGCTACAATGCCAGCCCCAGCGAATGCGTGGAGGTAGTAAGAAACAGGCGTATTATAAGCATACAAGGCAACCATGACCGGGCGGTTGCGCAAAGCAAATATGCAGAAAGTTTCAACATATTAGCGCATCAAGCGCTTCGGTGGTCTGCCAAAGAATTGGACTCCGGCCAGCGTCGCTTTCTTCGAAACCTGCCTCACACCAGGGTGCTCTGGGGAAGGTACCTTCTCTTTCATGGAGCTCCGGAAAATCCTGACGCCTACATCTACTACCTTCATCAAGCAAAAAGGGCCTTCAATTACATGCGCAAGAAAACCCCCGGCACACGGTTGGCTTTTTTTGGCCATACACATCGTCGGGCAGTTTGGCAGCGAGATATACGAGGCAAGGTGGCCACTGTGTCCTTTGATCACGAGAATCTAGTTCTCGATCCGGAATGCATGTATCTTGTCAATCCTGGGAGTGTTGGCCAGCCAAGGGGAAGGGAATGGAGGGCTTCATACCTGCTGTTTTCCACAGAGCCGGAAACTATCCGCTTCAAATCAGTAGCCTACGATGTCCAGCAGGCTCAAAAAAAGATTCGAGAAGCTGACTTGCCGGAATATCTGGCTGAAAGGTTGGCAAATGGGATTTAG
- a CDS encoding GNAT family N-acetyltransferase has protein sequence MTEGLYKECKLKDGTRVLLRPLVAEDQEKLIAFFQSLPEEERIFLRHDVADVNVIKSWTEEIDYSRNYPLLAFVDDKIVGDVTLHRIPYGWKRHMGTVRVVVAPEYHNKGLGTLLINEIVELAAEFGLEKLWAELPLSSPAAIAVFRKAGFSSKAVIEGLVKDLHGRNTDVVIMVCDVGTQYDR, from the coding sequence ATGACTGAGGGTCTTTACAAGGAGTGCAAACTTAAAGATGGAACCCGGGTGCTGTTGAGACCTTTGGTTGCAGAAGATCAGGAGAAGCTCATTGCCTTTTTCCAATCACTGCCGGAAGAGGAGCGAATTTTTCTGAGGCACGATGTGGCTGACGTCAATGTCATAAAATCTTGGACTGAAGAGATCGACTACAGCAGAAACTACCCGCTGCTCGCCTTTGTAGATGACAAGATAGTGGGGGATGTTACGCTGCATAGAATTCCCTATGGTTGGAAACGCCACATGGGTACCGTTCGGGTGGTTGTTGCACCCGAATACCACAACAAGGGTCTGGGCACCCTCCTCATCAATGAGATCGTCGAACTGGCGGCCGAGTTTGGCCTGGAAAAATTATGGGCCGAACTGCCCCTCTCCTCCCCCGCAGCAATTGCAGTTTTTCGCAAAGCCGGCTTCTCGAGCAAAGCTGTAATCGAGGGTCTGGTGAAAGACCTCCACGGCCGCAACACCGATGTGGTTATAATGGTGTGTGATGTGGGGACTCAATACGACCGTTAG
- a CDS encoding tetratricopeptide repeat protein: MARVGNGGATRAGLGPIPREIPSSQQHNHAACCGSSCLLFLLTTAAAGIISLFTRKTCRQGWRQRLERMYMMKKIVILTAYLLMTASVSFAQNANFYYKLGLQSSLANKRIELFTRALALDPNYASAYEDRAIHYYFQERYDLAIQDYSRLIELQPKKAEGYRMRGVCLLKKGNLDVAIADFSQAIELDPSLASAYGSRAEAYRLKGMLQSAVSDSTIAIKLDRDERTLATAYNTRAKAYVALGRDDLSTADFNKSFDLDPRYALVRYLTGTADLQSVRKMGLIGILGIAFILIFKLALPTPRK; the protein is encoded by the coding sequence GTGGCTCGCGTGGGCAATGGCGGCGCCACCCGGGCCGGCCTGGGCCCAATCCCCCGGGAGATCCCCTCGAGTCAACAGCACAACCATGCTGCATGTTGCGGGTCGTCCTGTTTGCTCTTCCTATTGACAACGGCGGCTGCAGGCATTATCTCCCTTTTTACTAGGAAAACATGCCGCCAGGGCTGGCGGCAGCGGCTGGAAAGGATGTACATGATGAAAAAGATAGTGATTCTGACAGCATATCTCCTGATGACGGCATCTGTGAGCTTTGCTCAGAATGCCAACTTTTACTACAAGCTTGGCTTGCAAAGTTCTCTTGCCAACAAACGAATTGAACTTTTCACCAGGGCACTGGCCCTGGACCCCAATTACGCTTCTGCCTATGAGGATCGGGCTATTCATTATTATTTTCAGGAGCGCTATGATCTGGCTATTCAGGACTATAGTCGGCTAATAGAGCTGCAACCCAAAAAAGCAGAAGGTTACCGAATGAGAGGTGTCTGCCTGTTGAAGAAAGGGAATCTGGATGTGGCAATAGCGGACTTCAGTCAGGCTATCGAACTGGATCCGTCTCTGGCGAGCGCCTATGGTAGCCGCGCAGAAGCTTACCGTCTCAAGGGTATGCTACAGTCAGCCGTCAGTGATTCCACCATAGCCATAAAGCTTGACCGCGATGAACGTACGCTTGCCACAGCTTACAACACGCGGGCCAAGGCATACGTCGCCCTGGGACGTGATGATTTATCTACAGCAGATTTCAACAAATCATTCGACCTCGATCCCAGGTACGCCCTTGTTCGCTACCTCACGGGTACTGCAGACCTGCAAAGCGTTCGGAAAATGGGTCTCATTGGCATCCTTGGTATAGCCTTTATTCTGATTTTCAAACTTGCCCTGCCAACGCCCCGCAAATAA
- a CDS encoding protein kinase, which produces MRRRQVLLIHDQADAVEQCAKILARADYSITIATEGDAAIQLAQEKLPDVVLLGIQSQKLKGMQLLKRLQQRGTTSNLPVVLLLEKFDEEYVAQGLAMGAADYLVKPFDSETVLARVGVLARLRQQQRLRQDILTRYHELFEGEQHGLFISTREGRFLDMNDTLVQMLGYESKEELLNLDLPKDLYCDPDDRARFQEIIEKEGFIENFRVAFKRKDGQQITILLNGKVVRDEKGAIVGYEGYNVDVSTLSSEVGHGTALEEDNGRQGFFTRLWKYFGPKVAPMGGDLLSVIKTTELIGGRYEKIKRLGFGSFSEIWKVRDIERRGSPPFFVVKIPRSTKLNAQFRKEASICERLQDHPSAVKIIEVLEERGRVILVQEYVQGETLRILMERPLETEEIESIIRQLVDITAYAHKRRIVHRDIKPENIIIRKDGILKLLDYGVAKELGDEDMSSTLVGSRPYMAPEQIMGRSQVASDVWAIGVLMYILYTECLPFYGDNEKTMTDMILEREPLPPREIVPGLPAELEAIILHCLQKDPGKRFPDASALQEALSKIYAVDK; this is translated from the coding sequence ATGAGACGACGACAAGTTTTGCTAATTCACGATCAGGCAGATGCCGTGGAGCAGTGCGCAAAAATCCTGGCCCGGGCCGATTACAGCATCACAATTGCCACCGAAGGTGATGCAGCCATACAGTTGGCTCAGGAAAAATTGCCCGACGTTGTTCTCCTTGGCATCCAGAGCCAGAAGCTCAAAGGTATGCAGCTACTGAAGCGTTTGCAGCAGCGGGGTACCACCAGTAATCTTCCCGTAGTGCTGCTGCTGGAAAAATTTGACGAAGAATATGTAGCCCAGGGACTGGCTATGGGAGCGGCAGACTATCTGGTGAAGCCATTTGATTCCGAGACGGTTCTGGCTCGAGTGGGCGTGCTGGCAAGGCTGCGCCAGCAACAACGTCTCCGTCAAGACATTCTCACCAGATATCATGAACTATTCGAAGGAGAACAGCATGGTCTTTTCATCAGCACTCGGGAGGGTCGTTTTCTTGACATGAACGACACCCTGGTGCAAATGCTCGGCTATGAAAGCAAAGAGGAACTGCTGAATCTGGATCTGCCAAAGGATCTCTACTGCGATCCCGACGATCGGGCGCGATTTCAGGAAATAATTGAAAAAGAGGGATTTATAGAAAACTTTAGGGTGGCCTTCAAACGGAAAGACGGCCAACAAATAACAATTTTGCTCAACGGCAAGGTGGTCCGGGACGAAAAGGGCGCTATTGTCGGCTATGAGGGCTATAATGTCGACGTGTCAACACTTTCTTCTGAGGTAGGCCACGGCACTGCTCTTGAGGAGGACAATGGCAGGCAAGGCTTTTTCACTCGACTCTGGAAATATTTTGGTCCTAAAGTGGCGCCCATGGGCGGAGATCTGCTTTCAGTAATCAAGACCACTGAATTGATCGGCGGCCGCTACGAAAAAATAAAGCGTCTGGGTTTCGGCAGTTTCAGCGAAATCTGGAAAGTCAGAGATATTGAGCGCCGGGGGAGTCCACCTTTTTTTGTAGTGAAAATTCCGCGAAGCACTAAACTCAATGCTCAGTTTCGCAAGGAAGCATCAATCTGTGAGCGTTTGCAAGACCATCCCAGTGCTGTCAAGATCATCGAAGTGCTCGAAGAACGGGGCAGGGTGATCTTGGTGCAAGAGTATGTGCAAGGGGAAACCCTGAGAATTCTTATGGAACGTCCACTGGAGACAGAGGAGATAGAAAGCATCATCCGGCAGCTGGTGGACATAACAGCCTATGCCCACAAGAGACGCATCGTGCATAGAGATATCAAGCCAGAGAATATCATCATTCGCAAGGATGGAATTCTCAAGCTGCTCGACTATGGCGTTGCCAAAGAGTTGGGTGACGAAGATATGAGCAGTACTCTGGTTGGCTCCAGGCCTTACATGGCCCCCGAACAGATCATGGGCAGGAGTCAGGTTGCCAGTGATGTCTGGGCTATTGGTGTGCTCATGTATATCCTTTACACTGAGTGCCTGCCCTTCTATGGTGACAATGAGAAGACCATGACGGATATGATCCTCGAGAGAGAGCCGCTGCCACCGCGAGAGATAGTTCCCGGCCTGCCAGCTGAGCTCGAGGCCATCATACTCCACTGCCTGCAAAAGGATCCTGGCAAACGATTTCCAGATGCCTCTGCTTTGCAGGAGGCCCTTTCGAAAATCTATGCTGTGGATAAGTAG